A genomic region of Mycobacterium sp. Aquia_213 contains the following coding sequences:
- a CDS encoding bifunctional [glutamine synthetase] adenylyltransferase/[glutamine synthetase]-adenylyl-L-tyrosine phosphorylase, translated as MVVTRPTTERPKLPSVGRLGLIDPPASQRLAQLGWTAHDDKAHVDLLWALSRAPDPDAALRALVRLAENPDTGWDELNAALLNEHALRGRLFSVLGSSLTLGDHLVANPRSWKLLRGKVKLPTRDELHEAFTECVNDALAEPNSVVPRLCTLYRDHLLVLAALDLAATVEDEPVVPFTVVGAQLSDTADAVLAASLRAAEATVCGDRTPPRLAVIAMGKCGARELNYVSDVDIIFVAEQADSLSTRVATEMMRVASTACFQVDAGLRPEGRSGELVRTVESHVAYYKRWAKTWEFQALLKARAAVGDAELGKRYLDELMPMVWIACEREDFVGEVQAMRRRVEQLVPSEVRARELKLGSGGLRDVEFAVQLLQLVHGRGDESLHVASTVDALAALGEGGYVGREDAANLTASYEFLRLLEHRLQLQRLKRTHLLPEVDDEEAVRWLARAAHIRPDGRHDAAGVLREELKHQNVRVSQLHAKLFYQPLLESIGPSGLEISHGMTSEAAERQLAALGYEGPQTALNHMSALVNQSGRRGRVQSVLLPRLLNWMSYTPDPDAGLLYYRRLSEALASETWYLSTLRDKPAVARRLMNVLGTSAYVPDLLMRAPRVIQDYGDGPAGPKLLETEPAVVARALVASAARHADPVRAIAGARTLRRRELARIGSADLLGMLEVRDVCKALTSVWVAVLQSALDALTRANLPEDGKAPAVIAVIGMGRLGGAELGYGSDADVMFVCEPAVGVEDSAAVKWATTIAEQVRTLLGTPSVDPPLEVDANLRPEGRSGALVRTLGSYTAYYEQWAQPWEIQALLRAHAVAGDAELGQRFLLMADKTRYPADGVSAEAVHEIRRMKARVESERLPRGADPNTHTKLGRGGLADIEWTVQLLQLQHAHEIPALHNTSTLESLDVIADTGLVPADEVDLLRLAWLTATRARNALVLVRGKPTDQLPGPGRQLNAVAVAAGWHNDDGSEFLDNYLRVTRRAKAVVRKVFGS; from the coding sequence TTGGTCGTGACCCGACCCACGACTGAGCGCCCCAAGCTGCCCAGCGTCGGCCGGCTCGGATTGATCGACCCGCCCGCGAGTCAGCGTCTGGCGCAACTGGGCTGGACAGCCCACGACGACAAGGCGCACGTCGACCTGTTGTGGGCGTTGTCGCGTGCACCTGATCCGGACGCCGCGCTGCGGGCCCTGGTCCGGCTCGCCGAGAACCCGGACACCGGGTGGGACGAGCTCAACGCCGCGCTGCTCAACGAACATGCCTTGCGCGGGCGACTGTTCTCGGTGCTGGGTTCGTCGCTGACCCTCGGCGACCATCTGGTGGCCAACCCGCGGTCGTGGAAGCTGCTGCGGGGCAAGGTCAAACTGCCGACGCGCGACGAGCTGCACGAAGCATTCACCGAGTGCGTCAACGACGCGCTGGCCGAGCCGAATTCGGTGGTGCCCCGACTGTGCACCCTGTATCGCGACCACCTGCTGGTGCTGGCCGCGCTCGACCTGGCCGCGACGGTCGAGGACGAGCCGGTGGTGCCTTTCACCGTGGTCGGCGCCCAGCTGTCCGATACCGCCGACGCCGTGCTGGCGGCCTCGCTGCGGGCGGCCGAGGCAACCGTGTGTGGCGACCGGACGCCGCCGCGGCTGGCGGTCATCGCGATGGGCAAATGCGGTGCCCGCGAATTGAACTACGTCAGCGACGTCGACATCATCTTCGTCGCCGAGCAGGCCGACTCGCTGTCCACCCGGGTGGCCACCGAGATGATGCGGGTGGCTTCGACGGCGTGCTTCCAAGTGGATGCCGGGCTGCGGCCGGAGGGACGCAGCGGCGAGTTGGTCCGCACGGTCGAATCGCACGTCGCCTACTACAAGCGCTGGGCGAAAACGTGGGAGTTCCAGGCGTTGCTGAAAGCCCGCGCCGCGGTCGGCGATGCGGAACTCGGCAAGCGCTATCTCGACGAGTTGATGCCCATGGTCTGGATCGCCTGCGAGCGTGAGGACTTCGTGGGCGAAGTGCAGGCCATGCGGCGCCGCGTGGAGCAGCTGGTGCCTTCCGAGGTTCGCGCGCGCGAGCTCAAGCTCGGCAGCGGCGGTTTGCGTGATGTTGAGTTCGCCGTGCAGCTGCTGCAGTTGGTGCACGGCCGCGGCGACGAATCCCTGCACGTGGCCTCCACGGTCGATGCGCTGGCCGCCCTGGGCGAGGGCGGCTACGTCGGCCGCGAGGACGCCGCGAACCTGACCGCCTCGTATGAGTTTCTGCGATTGCTCGAGCACCGGCTGCAGCTGCAGCGGCTCAAGCGCACCCATCTGTTGCCGGAGGTCGACGACGAGGAGGCGGTGCGCTGGCTGGCGCGCGCGGCCCACATCCGTCCGGACGGCCGCCACGATGCGGCCGGGGTGCTGCGCGAGGAGCTCAAGCACCAGAACGTGCGGGTGTCTCAGCTGCACGCCAAGCTCTTCTACCAGCCGCTGCTGGAGTCGATCGGGCCGTCGGGCCTGGAGATCTCGCACGGCATGACGTCGGAAGCCGCGGAGCGGCAGTTGGCCGCGCTGGGCTACGAAGGGCCGCAGACCGCGCTGAATCACATGTCGGCGTTGGTCAACCAGAGCGGCCGCCGCGGCCGGGTGCAGTCCGTGCTGCTGCCCCGGCTGCTGAACTGGATGTCGTACACGCCGGATCCGGACGCCGGGTTGCTGTACTACCGCCGCCTGTCCGAGGCGCTGGCCTCGGAAACCTGGTACCTGTCCACGCTGCGCGACAAGCCCGCGGTGGCCAGGCGGCTGATGAACGTGCTGGGTACCTCCGCGTACGTGCCGGACCTGTTGATGCGCGCACCCAGGGTGATTCAGGACTACGGCGACGGCCCGGCGGGCCCGAAACTGCTCGAGACCGAGCCCGCCGTGGTGGCTCGCGCGCTGGTCGCGTCGGCGGCCCGGCATGCCGACCCGGTGCGGGCCATCGCCGGTGCCCGGACGCTGCGCCGCCGCGAGCTGGCCCGGATCGGTTCCGCCGATCTGCTCGGCATGCTCGAGGTGCGCGACGTGTGCAAGGCGCTCACGTCGGTGTGGGTGGCCGTGCTGCAGTCGGCGCTGGACGCGCTGACCCGGGCCAACCTCCCCGAAGACGGAAAAGCGCCCGCGGTCATCGCGGTAATCGGCATGGGCAGGTTGGGCGGCGCCGAACTGGGCTACGGGTCCGACGCCGACGTGATGTTCGTCTGCGAACCGGCCGTTGGTGTTGAAGATTCGGCCGCGGTCAAATGGGCGACGACGATCGCGGAGCAGGTTCGCACCCTGTTGGGAACGCCCAGTGTCGACCCGCCACTGGAAGTCGACGCGAACCTGCGACCCGAGGGCCGCAGCGGCGCGCTGGTCCGCACCTTGGGCTCCTATACCGCCTACTACGAGCAGTGGGCACAGCCCTGGGAGATCCAGGCACTGCTGCGTGCGCACGCGGTCGCCGGTGACGCGGAATTGGGTCAGCGGTTCTTGCTGATGGCCGACAAGACGCGCTACCCGGCCGACGGTGTGTCCGCCGAGGCGGTGCACGAGATCCGCCGGATGAAGGCCCGGGTCGAGTCCGAACGGTTGCCACGCGGCGCCGACCCCAACACCCATACCAAGCTGGGGCGCGGGGGACTGGCCGACATCGAATGGACGGTGCAGCTGTTGCAACTGCAGCATGCGCACGAGATCCCCGCGTTGCACAACACCTCGACGCTGGAATCGCTCGACGTGATCGCCGATACGGGGCTGGTCCCCGCGGACGAGGTGGACTTGCTGCGCCTGGCCTGGCTGACCGCTACGCGGGCACGCAACGCGCTAGTGCTGGTCCGCGGCAAGCCGACCGACCAGCTACCGGGTCCTGGACGTCAGCTCAATGCGGTCGCGGTTGCCGCGGGCTGGCACAACGACGATGGAAGTGAGTTCTTGGACAACTATCTGCGGGTAACGCGGCGTGCAAAAGCAGTGGTGCGCAAGGTGTTCGGGAGTTGA
- a CDS encoding PaaI family thioesterase has translation MSQGAGAFDAMFEVLSTAEADRVTGLYAPLADAVRGLIDATIRTEVDDDVVAHARAEIEAATQLLRQRTRPVGVSFRVDGRPLPLGNAVVGVSNPIAPPLVVQHDGDGRCHSDFVLGCAYEGPPGLVHGGVSALVLDHMLGEAASDGLSKARFTGTISVKYLRGTPLGPLRCDAWIDRSEGVKVFARGTISDAEGVTVEAEGIFIEPAWARDGQ, from the coding sequence TTGAGTCAGGGAGCCGGCGCGTTCGATGCGATGTTCGAGGTGCTCAGCACCGCAGAGGCCGATCGGGTGACGGGTCTCTACGCTCCGTTGGCCGACGCGGTGCGCGGACTCATCGATGCCACCATCCGGACCGAGGTCGACGACGACGTCGTCGCTCACGCGCGCGCCGAGATCGAGGCAGCCACCCAGCTGCTGCGCCAACGGACCCGGCCGGTCGGCGTGAGCTTTCGCGTCGATGGCCGTCCATTGCCGTTGGGTAATGCCGTCGTCGGGGTGAGCAATCCGATCGCCCCACCGCTCGTTGTCCAGCACGATGGCGACGGGCGCTGCCACAGCGATTTTGTCCTGGGATGCGCCTACGAGGGCCCGCCCGGGCTGGTGCACGGTGGCGTCAGCGCACTGGTGCTCGACCATATGCTCGGCGAGGCGGCCAGCGACGGATTGTCCAAGGCGCGTTTCACCGGAACCATCAGCGTGAAGTACCTGCGCGGCACACCGTTGGGCCCGCTACGTTGCGATGCCTGGATCGACCGCTCGGAGGGCGTCAAAGTCTTTGCGCGGGGCACTATTTCGGATGCGGAAGGGGTGACGGTGGAGGCAGAAGGCATCTTCATCGAACCGGCATGGGCGCGGGACGGCCAATGA
- a CDS encoding TIGR03619 family F420-dependent LLM class oxidoreductase: MKFYISSAFLNTREIIEIAKAADELGYDGIGIPDHVVNLETLDTPYPYTKDGERRWQPFTDWPDPWVLAGALAQVTTRLRFVTTVYIPAMRNPYSAAKAIGTAAVLASGRIELGIGVGWCREEFALMTEQFDARGKRTDEMIELMRALWAPGWTEFDGDFYTTPRLEMQPTPPPIPVYAGGLSDAALRRAARNDGWIGDLIKSEHAIEAVGKLRELRAQKGLTMDDFTILTPLTDAFTTADYQRVADAGITGIITMPWMFYSGPDATLDDKIDGMQRFRKDLALDG, encoded by the coding sequence ATGAAGTTCTACATCAGCAGCGCGTTCCTGAACACCAGGGAGATCATCGAGATCGCCAAGGCCGCCGACGAACTCGGCTACGACGGCATCGGCATCCCCGATCATGTGGTGAACTTGGAGACTCTCGATACGCCGTACCCGTACACCAAAGACGGGGAACGACGCTGGCAGCCATTCACCGACTGGCCCGACCCCTGGGTGCTGGCCGGCGCCCTGGCCCAGGTCACCACCCGGCTGCGCTTCGTCACCACGGTCTACATTCCCGCGATGCGCAATCCCTACTCGGCGGCCAAAGCCATTGGCACTGCGGCGGTTTTGGCGTCCGGACGCATCGAGCTCGGTATCGGCGTCGGCTGGTGCCGCGAGGAATTCGCGCTGATGACCGAACAGTTCGACGCCCGCGGCAAGCGCACCGACGAGATGATCGAGTTGATGCGGGCGCTGTGGGCGCCCGGCTGGACGGAGTTCGACGGCGACTTCTACACGACGCCGCGGCTGGAGATGCAACCGACGCCGCCGCCGATACCCGTCTACGCCGGCGGGCTCAGTGACGCTGCGTTGCGCCGCGCTGCGCGTAACGACGGCTGGATCGGCGACCTGATCAAGTCCGAACACGCCATCGAGGCGGTGGGCAAGCTGCGTGAACTCCGCGCTCAAAAGGGTTTGACCATGGACGATTTCACCATCCTGACACCGCTGACCGATGCCTTCACCACCGCCGACTACCAACGCGTCGCCGATGCCGGCATCACCGGCATCATCACGATGCCGTGGATGTTCTACTCCGGGCCCGACGCCACGCTCGACGACAAGATCGACGGCATGCAGCGCTTCCGCAAGGATCTCGCGCTAGACGGCTAG
- a CDS encoding sensor domain-containing protein codes for MTLFMSYSSQDRSPVDELAATLRRAHQQVWLDQELGGGDSWWAQILEQIRACEVFVVALSSNWLQSKPSQSELRYAQALNRPILPVRIGDIGSMRVNPLAALQIIDYRDPTVDASIQLVTAVHSLVNKPQPLPDPLPDEPPVPFGYITRLGNQLTEKELSPQQQLQLLVELRSGLDEDGDDPSARSDIAQLLRMMRMRHDVTYRTRNDIDNVLASIEPSDSPADASATVEASMIATQPNTTGPRDSSPNGATLPAAQGVSSTPPRSASATQDSRKRLVIIGGAAAAVVVAIVVAIVLVTQGSGRKPSATPRAAQPAPTQPGSAVPGGVVPAPTQPNPLDSVLLGAPEVATIVGVPSLDIDNQTQQMAPEWQLSNPNCLNAFYPTQDPAYAGSGFTGVRGQLLHAGSDYRVYEAAVSFPTADAANAFVAASADNWKACAGSAVTVTASAGTAHWNFGNPAGAAPKITLERTRKDGTSRCQRVLSAVSSVVLDVVACAPAVQNRGVQIADQMANNVKQ; via the coding sequence ATGACTTTGTTCATGAGCTACTCGAGCCAGGATCGGTCACCAGTCGACGAACTGGCGGCAACTCTTCGGCGGGCCCATCAACAGGTTTGGTTAGACCAAGAGCTCGGCGGCGGCGATTCCTGGTGGGCCCAGATCCTGGAACAGATCCGCGCCTGCGAGGTGTTCGTTGTGGCACTGTCCAGTAACTGGTTACAGTCCAAGCCCAGCCAGTCCGAGCTGCGTTACGCGCAGGCCTTGAACCGGCCGATCCTTCCCGTTCGGATTGGTGACATCGGCAGCATGCGTGTCAATCCCCTTGCCGCGCTGCAGATCATCGACTACCGGGACCCGACGGTCGACGCCAGCATTCAATTGGTCACCGCCGTCCACTCGCTCGTCAATAAACCCCAACCGCTGCCCGACCCGCTGCCCGACGAGCCGCCGGTGCCGTTCGGCTACATCACGCGGTTGGGCAACCAGCTCACCGAAAAGGAGCTGAGCCCGCAGCAGCAGCTGCAACTCTTGGTCGAACTGAGATCCGGACTCGACGAGGACGGCGACGACCCCAGCGCCCGCAGCGATATCGCCCAACTGCTGCGCATGATGCGTATGCGGCACGACGTTACTTACCGTACGCGTAACGACATCGACAACGTGCTGGCTTCGATCGAGCCTTCCGACTCCCCGGCGGATGCATCGGCGACCGTCGAAGCGTCGATGATCGCTACCCAACCCAATACGACCGGCCCACGCGACAGCAGTCCGAATGGGGCTACTTTGCCTGCAGCACAGGGAGTTTCATCGACACCGCCCCGCAGCGCAAGCGCCACCCAGGATTCCCGCAAGCGACTGGTCATCATCGGCGGGGCCGCAGCCGCGGTCGTCGTCGCGATCGTCGTGGCAATTGTGCTCGTTACCCAGGGCTCTGGAAGGAAGCCGTCGGCGACGCCGAGAGCCGCGCAACCGGCACCGACACAGCCCGGCTCCGCCGTGCCGGGCGGCGTGGTCCCCGCGCCGACACAGCCCAACCCCCTGGACTCTGTCCTCCTCGGCGCGCCGGAAGTCGCCACGATCGTGGGGGTACCAAGTCTGGACATCGACAATCAGACGCAGCAAATGGCCCCGGAATGGCAACTGTCAAACCCGAACTGCCTCAACGCGTTTTATCCCACCCAGGATCCGGCCTACGCGGGCAGCGGCTTCACCGGGGTGCGCGGCCAGTTGTTGCATGCCGGCAGCGATTATCGAGTCTACGAGGCCGCGGTGAGTTTCCCGACCGCTGACGCGGCCAACGCCTTTGTGGCGGCATCGGCGGACAATTGGAAGGCGTGCGCCGGCTCAGCCGTGACGGTGACCGCCTCCGCCGGCACGGCTCACTGGAATTTCGGGAACCCTGCCGGGGCCGCCCCCAAGATTACGCTGGAGCGCACCCGTAAAGATGGCACCAGTCGATGCCAGCGCGTGCTCAGCGCGGTGTCCAGTGTTGTCCTCGACGTGGTGGCCTGCGCCCCCGCCGTCCAGAACCGAGGCGTCCAGATCGCCGATCAGATGGCCAACAACGTCAAGCAATGA